One Primulina huaijiensis isolate GDHJ02 chromosome 5, ASM1229523v2, whole genome shotgun sequence DNA segment encodes these proteins:
- the LOC140976252 gene encoding probable E3 ubiquitin-protein ligase EDA40, producing the protein MVLGWRRAFCTSISKDQNQDSAIIKEETSDPDPSPRIRSRFGGFFSNPSTPRLDTQPDSGPGLRCRTTVMPPEGSATVAVSTNLSAPQCVKLHCKTRNSPRFFNRSAPSSPRSPSTFSLLKSSLRLTKSRCGICLQGVKTGGGTAIFTAECGHSFHFLCVSSCVKKQGSLACPVCSSAWKEMHLLNSESFQKFYKDDQKRRESEAKEFRNPKNSERRCTLKVYNDDEPLSSRTSCAGFNPIPESDETEEENDEFPGFYRSNNVKVCNEMGRSLEIAFSPVVAVVSVGKTSETYAVSLKIKAPAATVRSAPIDLVTVLNVSRGVTGEKLRLMKRAMRLVVSSLSAADRLSIVAFSTTSKRLLPLRRMTSAGKKSVRMIIDAVGALDCAGSSPTDSLKKAAKVIEDRREKNLSVSILLFTDGHRNDPVATSSRLSHMKIPVHSFNLSACIQAPPDSFAKRINCILSTSIQDLEIQLVPATSSPPYDIPAVYSYTGSPAFIGSGSSCCRVGDFHSEEEKDLLAELKVPSSAPRSHRFLSVRCSYKDPSTLQQIYDKERFLPLPRPRASGSSTHEIKQLKCLFITTRAVAESRKLVEMNDIRGAQHMLASARALVAHFGDEFVRLLESELSELNQTQQRRKNIHEREAGVEPITPTSAWRTAERLAKVAIMKKSLNRVSDLHGFEDARF; encoded by the exons ATGGTTTTGGGATGGCGAAGAGCATTCTGCACATCCATTTCAAAGGATCAGAACCAGGATTCCGCGATTATCAAAGAAGAAACATCGGACCCAGATCCCAGCCCGAGAATCCGCTCCAGATTCGGTGGCTTCTTCTCGAATCCTTCGACTCCTCGCCTTGATACTCAGCCGGATTCAGGGCCCGGCCTCCGCTGCAGAACCACCGTTATGCCGCCGGAAGGGTCAGCAACAGTCGCGGTTTCGACCAACTTATCGGCTCCACAATGTGTGAAACTCCATTGCAAGACACGAAACAGTCCAAGATTCTTCAATCGATCAGCCCCTTCCTCCCCTCGCTCGCCATCCACCTTTTCCTTACTCAAATCAAGCCTGCGCCTTACGAAG AGCAGGTGTGGAATATGCTTGCAAGGTGTGAAGACAGGCGGAGGAACGGCTATTTTCACGGCGGAGTGCGGTCACAGCTTCCATTTCCTCTGCGTTTCTTCTTGCGTGAAGAAACAGGGCTCCCTAGCCTGCCCCGTTTGCAGTTCTGCATGGAAGGAAATGCATCTTTTGAACTCGGAAAGTTTTCAGAAATTCTATAAAGATGATCAGAAGAGGAGAGAATCAGAAGCTAAAGAATTTAGAAATCCCAAGAACAGTGAGAGAAGATGCACGCTGAAGGTCTATAATGATGACGAGCCACTGTCGTCACGCACTTCCTGCGCAGGGTTCAATCCGATACCTGAATCAGAtgaaactgaagaagaaaacGATGAATTCCCCGGATTCTATCGCTCAAACAACGTGAAGGTTTGTAATGAGATGGGAAGGAGTTTAGAGATTGCTTTCTCGCCGGTGGTGGCTGTTGTATCGGTCGGGAAAACCAGCGAGACTTACGCCGTAAGTTTGAAAATCAAAGCACCGGCGGCGACTGTTCGGAGTGCTCCCATTGATTTGGTGACCGTTCTCAATGTCAGCAGAGGTGTGACCGGCGAAAAGCTTCGCCTGATGAAGAGGGCTATGAGACTGGTGGTCTCCTCCCTCTCCGCGGCTGACAGATTGTCCATCGTGGCATTCTCCACCACTTCGAAGCGGCTGCTTCCGCTGCGTAGAATGACCAGCGCAGGCAAGAAATCTGTGCGAATGATCATCGACGCGGTCGGGGCTCTGGATTGCGCCGGTTCCAGCCCTACGGACTCGCTCAAAAAGGCCGCCAAGGTCATCGAGGACCGCCGCGAGAAAAACCTCTCAGTCAGCATCCTCCTATTCACCGACGGCCACCGCAATGACCCGGTTGCCACATCCTCACGCCTCTCACACATGAAAATTCCGGTCCATTCTTTTAACCTGAGCGCATGCATCCAAGCGCCTCCAGACTCTTTTGCGAAACGCATAAACTGTATACTTTCCACCTCTATCCAGGATCTTGAAATTCAGCTTGTGCCGGCAACTAGTTCGCCCCCGTATGATATTCCGGCGGTTTATTCATACACTGGCAGTCCAGCATTTATCGGATCCGGGTCAAGCTGTTGCCGGGTCGGGGATTTCCATTCAGAAGAGGAGAAAGACTTGTTGGCAGAATTGAAGGTCCCGTCGTCGGCTCCCCGGAGCCATCGCTTCTTGTCCGTTCGATGCTCGTACAAAGACCCGTCAACCTTACAACAAATATACGACAAAGAGAGATTTCTTCCGCTTCCCCGCCCACGCGCCTCCGGTTCCTCCACTCATGAGATCAAACAACTCAAATGCCTCTTCATCACCACACGCGCTGTCGCCGAGAGTAGGAAACTGGTGGAGATGAACGACATAAGAGGCGCGCAGCACATGCTGGCTTCAGCCCGTGCTCTGGTTGCACATTTCGGCGACGAATTCGTACGGTTGCTGGAATCGGAGTTGAGCGAATTGAATCAAACGCAGCAGCGGAGAAAGAACATCCACGAGAGAGAAGCGGGAGTCGAGCCGATAACTCCGACGTCGGCTTGGAGAACGGCGGAGCGGCTGGCTAAAGTAGCCATCATGAAGAAATCATTGAACAGAGTCAGCGATTTGCATGGATTCGAGGATGCtagattttaa
- the LOC140976627 gene encoding uncharacterized protein, with product MAIEVFPDSQNGRKSPRISFSHDLPQTDLVPIEQHIGSGPASSSNNDFNFCAYRASFDQESSSADELFSGGKIITTEIKKKLSPSRTSYAPPPPPPPPPPPFRPPPPPLQCLEVTENKSLSAKAFRLDAESEDKEQNHKPSFWSFKRSTSLNCSSGYARRFCSLPVFARSYSTGSADSAKRSAVSNNPKQNIAKYSPNMHWEKPKSASCTANHQRPPLKKNKNSSNNGIKVNPVLHIPLANIFGLGSIFSGGKDKNKKKY from the coding sequence ATGGCGATCGAAGTCTTCCCCGACAGCCAGAATGGGAGAAAGAGTCCTCGGATCTCATTCTCGCATGATCTTCCGCAAACAGACCTAGTACCCATCGAACAGCACATTGGGTCTGGTCCGGCCTCGTCTAGTAATAATGATTTCAATTTTTGTGCTTATCGTGCAAGCTTCGATCAAGAATCCTCCTCCGCCGATGAGCTTTTCTCCGGCGGAAAAATCATAACCACtgagatcaagaaaaaactatcCCCATCAAGAACATCCTATGCGCCGCCACcgcctccacctccacctccacctccattTCGACCGCCCCCTCCACCTCTTCAGTGTCTTGAAGTTACCGAAAACAAGAGTCTTTCCGCCAAAGCATTCAGGCTCGATGCAGAATCAGAAGACAAGGAGCAGAACCACAAGCCATCTTTTTGGAGTTTTAAGCGCAGCACGAGTTTGAACTGCAGCAGCGGCTACGCGCGAAGGTTCTGCTCTCTGCCGGTTTTTGCGCGAAGCTATTCGACGGGCTCAGCGGATAGCGCGAAACGTTCGGCTGTTTCAAATAACCCGAAGCAGAATATTGCCAAGTATTCACCGAATATGCATTGGGAAAAACCAAAATCTGCTTCATGTACAGCAAATCACCAGAGACCGCCATTGAAGAAGAATAAGAATTCCTCGaacaatgggattaaagttaaTCCTGTTTTGCATATTCCTCTTGCTAATATCTTCGGTTTGGGCTCCATCTTTTCTGGTGGCAAGgacaagaacaagaagaagtattaa